Proteins encoded within one genomic window of Halorussus salilacus:
- a CDS encoding ubiquitin-like small modifier protein 1 — MEWKLFADLAEIAGGKRVDVDAEPGETVGAALSALVEEHPGLGERIYDDSGDLREHINVLRNGANVHTEDGLETELDEGDELALFPPVSGG, encoded by the coding sequence ATGGAGTGGAAGCTGTTCGCCGACCTCGCCGAGATCGCGGGTGGAAAGCGCGTCGACGTGGACGCTGAACCGGGCGAGACGGTCGGCGCGGCGCTCTCGGCGCTGGTCGAGGAGCATCCCGGCCTCGGAGAGCGCATCTACGACGACTCGGGCGACCTGCGCGAGCACATCAACGTCCTCCGGAACGGCGCGAACGTCCACACCGAGGACGGACTGGAGACCGAACTGGACGAGGGCGACGAACTCGCGCTGTTCCCGCCGGTCAGCGGCGGGTAG
- a CDS encoding cation:proton antiporter regulatory subunit: protein MTLPTEPRADREFSARLRAADETVGAVEVADGSSLVGATVGDLDAAVVAVRTGGGVEALPAPDRVLAAGDCLYVIARPDRLRRVEAAASESASPSARSAEDERPSA, encoded by the coding sequence GTGACCCTGCCGACCGAACCCCGCGCCGACCGGGAGTTCTCCGCGCGCCTCCGGGCGGCCGACGAGACGGTCGGCGCGGTCGAGGTCGCAGACGGGAGTTCGCTGGTGGGCGCGACCGTCGGCGACCTCGACGCCGCCGTGGTCGCGGTCCGGACCGGCGGGGGCGTCGAGGCGCTCCCCGCGCCCGACCGCGTCCTCGCGGCGGGCGACTGTCTCTACGTCATCGCCCGACCCGACAGGCTCCGGCGGGTCGAGGCCGCCGCGAGCGAGTCGGCCAGCCCGAGCGCCCGAAGTGCTGAAGACGAGCGTCCGAGCGCGTGA
- a CDS encoding NAD-binding protein — MEADWRGWVSIRLAITLTFAVAVLSIATGVSSIGLTTGTDLFDGTIPAWAQETAGFTGTLTGFVMLASAFGMRRRLEAAWYSTVLLLPLTAVQGVVQSSPYSVPLVVVSLVALPIVATRRREFRREVDLSTSQIAATTALVGVLAYGTVGTYALADEFSGVETMFDAFYYTLVTASTVGYGDVTPTTGTARAFATSVVVLGTASFAIALASILGPAIEARLTSALGKMTETQLELLEDHVIVLGYGDLTEPILSELDGRADFVVVTPDPQRATELRDRGLKVLTADPSDEEPLERVGIEDARAVLAATNNDAEDALAVLTARQLNPDVRIVAAATDRENVDKLKRAGADTVISPATIGGHLLVRSALGSDEMESVADRLAGQSPKSK; from the coding sequence ATGGAGGCCGACTGGCGGGGCTGGGTCAGCATACGGCTCGCAATCACGCTGACGTTCGCGGTCGCCGTGCTCTCGATAGCCACCGGCGTCTCCAGCATCGGCCTGACGACCGGCACCGACCTGTTCGACGGAACGATTCCCGCGTGGGCCCAGGAGACCGCGGGCTTCACCGGCACCCTCACCGGATTCGTGATGCTGGCGAGCGCGTTCGGGATGCGCAGGCGACTCGAAGCCGCGTGGTACTCGACGGTCCTGCTGTTGCCCCTGACCGCGGTGCAGGGGGTCGTCCAATCGAGCCCGTACTCGGTGCCGTTGGTCGTGGTCTCGCTCGTGGCGCTCCCAATCGTGGCGACTCGCCGCCGGGAGTTCCGGCGGGAGGTCGACCTCTCGACCTCTCAGATCGCCGCGACCACCGCGCTCGTCGGCGTGCTGGCGTACGGCACCGTGGGCACGTACGCGCTGGCCGACGAGTTCTCCGGCGTCGAGACGATGTTCGACGCCTTCTACTACACGCTGGTGACCGCGAGCACCGTGGGCTACGGCGACGTGACCCCCACGACCGGGACCGCCCGCGCGTTCGCCACGTCGGTGGTCGTGCTCGGCACCGCGAGCTTCGCCATCGCGCTCGCGTCGATACTCGGCCCCGCCATCGAGGCACGCCTCACCTCCGCACTCGGAAAAATGACCGAAACACAGCTCGAACTCCTCGAAGACCACGTCATCGTCCTCGGGTACGGCGACCTGACCGAACCGATACTGTCCGAACTCGACGGCCGGGCCGACTTCGTCGTCGTCACGCCCGACCCCCAGCGCGCCACCGAGTTGCGCGACCGCGGGCTGAAGGTGTTGACGGCCGACCCCAGCGACGAGGAACCCCTCGAACGCGTCGGCATCGAGGACGCCCGGGCGGTCCTCGCGGCGACCAACAACGACGCCGAGGACGCGCTCGCGGTGCTGACCGCCCGCCAGCTCAACCCCGACGTCCGCATCGTCGCGGCGGCGACCGACCGCGAGAACGTCGACAAGCTCAAGCGCGCCGGAGCCGACACCGTCATCAGTCCGGCGACCATCGGCGGCCACCTGCTGGTCCGGTCGGCGCTGGGGAGCGACGAGATGGAGAGCGTGGCCGACCGCCTTGCGGGGCAGTCGCCGAAGAGCAAGTAG
- a CDS encoding nucleoside phosphorylase: MAKQPHLLVEAGDVNDIALIPGDPGRVDRIAGLCDDSEVVAENREYKVVNAEYGGTDLTVCSTGIGCPSAAIAVEELHAVGVETVIRVGTTGALQSGIEIGDMVVATGAAKNEGTSKRYEAVEYPAVPDYGVLSALVDSAEANDEDVHVGPIASDDAFYAETDEYVADWEAANILSVEMEAAAVFSLARRKGMRAGAICTVDGNLVEGTQKGETEDEELPEKAKNNVERAIRITLDAVVDIVE; the protein is encoded by the coding sequence ATGGCGAAGCAACCCCACCTCCTCGTCGAAGCGGGCGACGTGAACGACATCGCGCTCATCCCGGGCGACCCCGGGCGCGTGGACCGCATCGCGGGCCTCTGCGACGACTCCGAGGTCGTCGCGGAGAACCGCGAGTACAAGGTCGTCAACGCCGAATACGGGGGAACCGACCTCACCGTCTGCTCGACCGGTATCGGCTGTCCCTCCGCCGCCATCGCGGTCGAGGAACTCCACGCGGTGGGCGTCGAGACCGTCATCCGCGTGGGGACGACCGGCGCGCTCCAGAGTGGCATCGAGATCGGCGACATGGTCGTGGCGACGGGCGCGGCGAAGAACGAGGGCACGAGCAAGCGCTACGAGGCCGTCGAGTACCCCGCGGTGCCGGATTACGGCGTGCTGTCGGCGCTCGTGGACTCGGCGGAGGCCAACGACGAGGACGTTCACGTCGGCCCCATCGCGAGCGACGACGCGTTCTACGCCGAGACCGACGAGTACGTCGCCGACTGGGAGGCCGCCAACATCCTCTCGGTCGAGATGGAGGCCGCCGCGGTGTTCTCGCTGGCCCGCCGGAAGGGCATGCGGGCGGGGGCCATCTGCACCGTCGACGGCAACCTCGTCGAGGGCACCCAGAAGGGCGAGACCGAGGACGAGGAGCTCCCCGAGAAGGCCAAGAACAACGTCGAGCGCGCGATTCGTATCACGCTCGACGCGGTGGTCGATATCGTGGAGTGA
- a CDS encoding winged helix-turn-helix domain-containing protein: MARSESDSRKEGPSPRQIVPEQSLLDLQDYLDMQSALGNEIRFRVLYTLNHEGPKSAKDLRTGLGVAGNTLHYHLDELMNVGLVENRVRNEPEKDGVYSYYRASAMGEALLEEGIEELIRRDWKSLDRYS; the protein is encoded by the coding sequence ATGGCTCGTTCCGAATCCGACTCCCGCAAGGAGGGACCGTCGCCCCGGCAGATTGTTCCCGAGCAGAGCCTGCTCGATCTGCAGGATTATCTAGACATGCAGAGCGCTCTGGGGAACGAGATCCGCTTTCGAGTCCTCTACACCCTGAACCACGAGGGACCAAAGAGCGCGAAGGACCTCCGAACCGGACTCGGCGTCGCGGGCAACACCCTCCACTACCATCTGGACGAACTGATGAACGTCGGACTCGTGGAGAACCGAGTCCGGAACGAACCCGAGAAAGACGGCGTCTACTCCTACTACAGGGCCAGCGCGATGGGCGAGGCGCTCCTCGAAGAGGGCATCGAGGAACTCATCCGGCGCGACTGGAAGTCGCTCGACCGCTACTCCTGA
- a CDS encoding DUF7509 family protein: protein MRERLLNELGGVARQQFLVYLMGPYEDYGEPEKAAFDRLLRVRDALRVEPGVNAFLAIDANVPLDEMDAATQSVEFARASNAVAFVAPRGGRNLGVGIEVGAILERIHERASTEADERVVFAHEKTVRSAMIDSLSQRWNVTVYSYGDTEELIGQMREFVSNVVSRELTGELSDPGSEEFHSNDDP from the coding sequence ATGCGAGAACGACTCCTCAACGAACTCGGTGGCGTCGCCCGCCAGCAGTTCCTCGTTTACCTGATGGGGCCGTACGAGGACTACGGAGAACCGGAGAAGGCCGCCTTCGACCGACTGTTACGGGTACGAGACGCACTTCGAGTCGAACCCGGAGTGAACGCGTTTCTCGCCATCGACGCGAACGTTCCGCTCGACGAGATGGACGCCGCCACACAGAGCGTCGAATTCGCTCGTGCGAGCAACGCCGTCGCGTTCGTCGCTCCTCGCGGCGGACGGAATCTCGGGGTCGGCATCGAGGTCGGCGCGATTCTCGAACGCATCCACGAACGAGCGTCGACCGAGGCCGACGAACGAGTCGTCTTCGCGCACGAGAAGACCGTCCGAAGCGCGATGATAGACTCGCTTTCACAGCGTTGGAACGTGACCGTCTACTCGTACGGCGATACCGAAGAACTCATCGGGCAGATGCGGGAGTTCGTCTCGAACGTCGTCAGTCGGGAATTGACGGGCGAACTGAGCGACCCGGGTAGCGAGGAGTTTCACTCGAACGACGACCCCTAG
- a CDS encoding carbohydrate kinase family protein — translation MVEVVTAGHVNWDVTLRVDALPEPDGEARIDSQRRSGGGSAANVAVALSGMDFDAGVVGSVGDDETGLLARRELRNAGVDCTHLLEVGDAETTTKYLIVDADGEVMVLGNEGANEAVAPGDIDSEYVADARHLHLTSQRPETAAALASAATEAGVSVSFDPGRRLEERDFGEALAYSDVVFLNDREAKTLLDDDLENPSSELHGRVVVIKHGAEGARVDTPDGSYHHPGFDAEAVDTTGAGDAFAAGFLAMLLRRGDPLGPEADYERALEFANACGALAAMEEGARTAPSFEDVEAFLDGQF, via the coding sequence ATGGTCGAGGTAGTCACCGCCGGACACGTCAACTGGGACGTGACCCTCCGCGTCGACGCCCTCCCGGAACCCGACGGCGAGGCACGCATCGACTCCCAGCGGCGCTCGGGCGGCGGGAGCGCCGCCAACGTCGCGGTCGCGCTCTCGGGGATGGACTTCGACGCGGGCGTCGTCGGGAGCGTCGGCGACGACGAGACCGGCCTGCTCGCCCGCCGGGAACTCCGGAACGCGGGAGTCGACTGCACCCACCTGCTGGAGGTCGGGGACGCCGAGACGACCACGAAGTACCTCATCGTGGACGCCGACGGCGAGGTGATGGTGCTGGGCAACGAGGGCGCGAACGAGGCGGTCGCGCCCGGGGACATCGATTCGGAGTACGTCGCCGACGCCCGCCACCTCCACCTGACTAGCCAGCGCCCCGAGACCGCCGCGGCGCTCGCCAGCGCCGCTACGGAGGCGGGCGTGAGCGTGAGTTTCGACCCGGGTCGCCGTCTGGAGGAGCGTGACTTCGGCGAGGCGCTGGCGTACTCCGACGTTGTCTTCCTCAACGACCGCGAGGCCAAGACGCTCCTCGACGACGACCTCGAGAACCCCTCGTCGGAGCTCCACGGCCGCGTGGTCGTCATCAAGCACGGCGCGGAGGGCGCGCGGGTCGACACCCCCGACGGGTCGTATCACCACCCCGGCTTCGACGCCGAGGCCGTCGACACCACGGGCGCTGGCGACGCCTTCGCCGCGGGCTTTCTGGCGATGCTCCTCCGCCGGGGCGACCCGCTCGGGCCCGAGGCCGACTACGAGCGCGCGCTGGAGTTCGCCAACGCGTGCGGGGCCTTGGCGGCGATGGAGGAGGGCGCGCGGACCGCGCCGAGTTTCGAGGACGTAGAGGCGTTTCTGGACGGGCAGTTCTAG
- a CDS encoding DUF63 family protein: MVLPEGFALPPLPYLVPLLAAVALVAGALWRSELAVSEPTVLALAPWVLVGSSLHVLYVVGWVPTGLRPLFGTPAVYLTTFAVAGTVWLAAIRAGANVERALGATGLTTALAVVGYALARGAGDGLELFWPLVGVVVASGLVAVLWAATRRVYPGAAAATGAVGVLALFGHALDAVSTAVGIDVLGFGERTPVSQLVLEVAAELPTAEVIGVGWLFVLVKLAIAELVVVLFADLVREDPAEGYLLLGAVAAVGLGPGAHNLLLFALAG, encoded by the coding sequence ATGGTACTTCCCGAGGGGTTCGCGCTCCCGCCGTTGCCGTACCTCGTCCCCCTGCTCGCGGCGGTGGCGCTGGTCGCCGGAGCACTCTGGCGGTCGGAGCTCGCGGTCTCGGAGCCGACCGTACTCGCGCTGGCCCCGTGGGTGCTCGTCGGGTCGAGCCTCCACGTCCTCTACGTGGTCGGGTGGGTGCCGACCGGCCTCCGACCGCTGTTCGGGACGCCCGCGGTCTACCTGACCACCTTCGCGGTCGCCGGGACGGTGTGGCTCGCAGCGATTCGAGCGGGCGCGAACGTCGAGCGCGCGCTGGGTGCGACCGGTCTCACGACCGCCCTCGCGGTCGTCGGCTACGCGCTGGCTCGCGGGGCGGGAGACGGACTGGAGCTGTTCTGGCCGCTGGTCGGAGTCGTCGTGGCGTCCGGGCTCGTCGCGGTGCTCTGGGCCGCCACCCGGCGCGTGTACCCCGGCGCGGCCGCCGCGACCGGCGCGGTCGGCGTGCTGGCGCTGTTCGGCCACGCGCTCGACGCCGTCTCGACCGCGGTCGGCATCGACGTGCTGGGGTTCGGCGAGCGCACGCCCGTCTCCCAGCTCGTCCTCGAGGTCGCCGCGGAGCTACCGACGGCGGAGGTCATCGGCGTGGGATGGCTGTTCGTGCTGGTGAAACTGGCTATCGCCGAGCTCGTGGTCGTGCTCTTCGCCGACCTCGTCCGCGAGGACCCGGCCGAGGGCTACCTCCTGCTGGGCGCGGTCGCCGCGGTCGGGCTGGGTCCGGGCGCGCACAACCTCCTGCTGTTCGCGCTCGCGGGGTGA
- a CDS encoding SPW repeat domain-containing protein yields MSETTTTSDTRATDDNTGWISAVIALLGGWLVVSAFLFEPPAANFWNDIIVGAAIGIIAGYNAIRTDDYEPVSTGAASLVALLGLWMVVAPFVFEVVTDAALWSDVATGALVAALGAYNAYQSRSAPRRSATAEPEGR; encoded by the coding sequence ATGAGCGAAACAACGACGACCAGTGATACGAGAGCGACCGACGACAACACCGGCTGGATCTCCGCGGTCATCGCGTTGCTCGGCGGGTGGCTGGTGGTGTCGGCGTTCCTGTTCGAGCCGCCCGCCGCCAACTTCTGGAACGACATCATCGTGGGGGCCGCCATCGGCATCATCGCGGGCTACAACGCCATCAGGACCGACGACTACGAGCCCGTCAGCACGGGCGCGGCCTCGCTGGTCGCCCTGCTCGGCCTCTGGATGGTCGTCGCACCGTTCGTATTCGAGGTGGTGACCGACGCGGCGCTCTGGAGCGACGTCGCGACCGGCGCACTCGTCGCCGCGCTCGGCGCGTACAACGCCTACCAGTCCCGGTCGGCCCCGCGGCGTAGCGCGACTGCCGAGCCCGAGGGCCGGTGA
- a CDS encoding DUF302 domain-containing protein, whose translation MSDTNRRAFLRATGLAGGLAFAGVAAGQDETTTASEETTTDEGDDAGLVTVESDGDFEATVERIRSDIEDSADMTLVTTVDHAENAESAGTDLPPTTLFLFGNPQIGTQLMQQSQTTGMDLPQKMLVWEDGDAVNVTYNDPTWVAGRHGIDAPGMVAEQVASVLRSLATGAE comes from the coding sequence ATGAGCGATACCAATCGACGCGCGTTCCTTCGAGCGACCGGCCTCGCGGGCGGCCTCGCCTTCGCGGGCGTCGCGGCCGGGCAGGACGAGACGACCACCGCGAGCGAGGAGACGACCACCGACGAGGGCGACGACGCCGGACTCGTCACGGTCGAGAGCGACGGGGACTTCGAGGCGACGGTCGAACGCATCCGGTCGGACATCGAGGACAGCGCCGACATGACGCTGGTGACGACGGTCGACCACGCCGAGAACGCCGAGTCGGCGGGGACGGACCTCCCGCCGACGACCCTGTTCCTGTTCGGGAACCCCCAGATCGGAACCCAGCTGATGCAACAGAGTCAGACCACGGGCATGGACCTCCCGCAGAAGATGCTGGTCTGGGAGGACGGCGACGCGGTCAACGTCACCTACAACGACCCGACGTGGGTCGCCGGGCGACACGGCATCGACGCGCCGGGGATGGTGGCCGAGCAGGTCGCGAGCGTCCTCCGGTCGCTCGCGACCGGCGCGGAGTAG
- a CDS encoding ribose 1,5-bisphosphate isomerase, with amino-acid sequence MEASESEVHPTVDAAAEDIATMEIRGAATIADAAAEALSVQADESAADAPEAFRAEMRAAGRRLVETRPTAVSLPNAIRYVLRGMEGGSVEALRASVLDGAEEFRTGLDQAQDNLGRIGANRLRDGDTVMTHCHSTDALSCVEAALDQGKDVSAIVKETRPRKQGHITARELREWDVPVTLVVDNAARRYLDETDHVLVGADSIAADGSVINKIGTSGLAVNARERGVPVMVAAQTLKFHPDTMTGHTVEIEMRDEREVLALDEEVEINGDDGGDGLTVENPAFDVTPPRYVDAIVTERGQFPPESIVTLMRELFGDQQGGEPWEE; translated from the coding sequence ATGGAAGCAAGCGAGTCAGAGGTCCACCCGACCGTCGATGCGGCGGCGGAGGACATCGCCACGATGGAGATTCGGGGTGCGGCGACTATCGCCGACGCCGCGGCCGAGGCGCTGTCGGTGCAGGCCGACGAAAGCGCGGCCGACGCGCCCGAGGCGTTCCGGGCGGAGATGCGCGCGGCGGGTCGCCGCCTCGTCGAGACCCGGCCGACCGCGGTCAGCCTGCCGAACGCCATCCGGTACGTCCTCCGCGGGATGGAGGGCGGGTCGGTCGAGGCGTTGCGCGCGAGCGTCCTCGACGGGGCCGAGGAGTTCCGGACCGGACTCGACCAAGCTCAGGACAACCTCGGCCGCATCGGCGCGAACCGCCTCCGGGACGGCGACACCGTGATGACCCACTGCCACTCGACCGACGCGCTCTCGTGCGTCGAGGCGGCGCTCGACCAGGGCAAGGACGTCTCGGCCATCGTCAAGGAGACCCGCCCGCGAAAGCAGGGCCACATCACCGCCAGAGAGTTGCGCGAGTGGGACGTTCCCGTCACGCTCGTCGTCGACAACGCCGCCCGCCGGTACCTCGACGAGACCGACCACGTCCTCGTTGGCGCAGACTCCATCGCGGCCGACGGGTCGGTCATCAACAAGATCGGGACCTCCGGGCTCGCGGTCAACGCCCGCGAGCGCGGCGTCCCCGTCATGGTCGCGGCCCAGACGCTCAAGTTCCACCCCGACACGATGACCGGCCACACCGTCGAGATCGAGATGCGCGACGAGCGCGAGGTCCTCGCGCTCGACGAGGAGGTCGAGATAAACGGCGACGACGGCGGCGACGGTCTCACCGTCGAGAACCCGGCGTTCGACGTGACCCCGCCGCGGTACGTCGACGCCATCGTGACCGAGCGCGGCCAGTTCCCGCCCGAGAGCATCGTGACCCTGATGCGCGAACTGTTCGGCGACCAGCAGGGCGGCGAGCCGTGGGAGGAGTGA
- the deoC gene encoding deoxyribose-phosphate aldolase, translated as MNESELAAKIDHTVLGPETTLGDVERVLDEAAEYGMNACIPPCYVAEAEEYAPDVTLATVVGFPHGQHATAAKREEAAIADDDGADEIDVVVNVGRLKAGEREAVREDIEEVVAAVPIPVKVIIETALLTDEEKRAACEAAKAADADFVKTSTGFADGGAKVPDVELMSEYLPVKASGGIGDYEKAKAMLDAGAERIGASSGVEIVEDFRRNG; from the coding sequence ATGAACGAATCCGAACTCGCCGCCAAGATAGACCACACGGTCCTGGGACCGGAGACGACCCTCGGGGACGTAGAGCGGGTCCTCGACGAGGCCGCCGAGTACGGCATGAACGCCTGCATCCCGCCCTGCTACGTCGCCGAGGCTGAAGAATACGCCCCGGACGTGACCCTCGCCACGGTCGTCGGCTTCCCCCACGGCCAGCACGCCACCGCGGCCAAGCGCGAGGAGGCCGCCATCGCCGACGACGACGGCGCCGACGAGATAGACGTGGTGGTCAACGTCGGCCGCCTGAAGGCCGGAGAGCGCGAGGCGGTCCGCGAGGACATCGAGGAGGTCGTCGCCGCGGTCCCGATTCCGGTGAAGGTCATCATCGAGACCGCGCTCCTCACCGACGAGGAGAAGCGCGCGGCGTGCGAGGCCGCGAAGGCGGCCGACGCCGACTTCGTCAAGACATCGACCGGATTTGCCGACGGGGGCGCGAAGGTCCCGGACGTGGAACTCATGAGCGAGTACCTCCCCGTGAAGGCCAGCGGCGGTATCGGCGACTACGAGAAAGCGAAGGCGATGCTCGACGCCGGGGCCGAGCGCATCGGCGCGAGTTCGGGCGTCGAAATCGTCGAGGACTTCCGGCGGAACGGCTAG
- a CDS encoding sodium:calcium antiporter, translated as MWLLVWYVVLAAASTAVVWKGSAVLERSAERLAGYYGIPAVVQGAVIVAIGSSFPELSSVVLAALVHGDFELGVAAIVGSAIFNILVIPGASALAGRGQLQSNRDLVFKEAQFYMISVAVLLLTFSFAVIYHPTGGDRLVGELTRPLALLPIALYGLYVFIQIQDARDLREERETAGVSAPRLWGLLAVGLLVILVGVEGLVRAAIGFGEAFDTPSFFWGLTVVAAGTSIPDAFVSVRSARKGGDVTSLANALGSNVFDLLVAIPVGVLLAGATAIDFELAAPMMGVLTLATVLLFGVMRTDLELTDTEAYALLATYAVFVGWMLLESVGVTGLVL; from the coding sequence ATGTGGCTTCTGGTCTGGTACGTCGTGCTCGCCGCCGCCTCCACCGCGGTCGTCTGGAAGGGCAGCGCGGTCCTCGAACGCTCGGCCGAGAGGCTGGCGGGCTACTACGGGATTCCGGCGGTCGTCCAGGGCGCGGTCATCGTCGCCATCGGGTCGAGCTTCCCCGAGCTTTCGAGCGTGGTCCTGGCCGCGCTGGTCCACGGCGACTTCGAGCTCGGCGTGGCGGCCATCGTGGGGTCGGCCATCTTCAACATCCTCGTCATCCCCGGCGCGTCGGCGCTCGCCGGGCGGGGCCAGCTCCAGTCGAACCGCGACCTCGTGTTCAAGGAGGCCCAGTTCTACATGATCTCGGTCGCGGTCCTCCTGCTTACCTTCTCGTTCGCGGTCATCTACCACCCGACCGGCGGCGACCGCCTCGTCGGGGAACTCACCCGCCCGCTCGCGTTGCTCCCCATCGCGCTCTACGGCCTGTACGTGTTCATCCAGATTCAGGACGCCCGCGACCTGCGCGAGGAGCGCGAGACCGCGGGCGTGAGCGCCCCCCGGCTGTGGGGCCTGCTCGCGGTCGGCCTCCTCGTCATCCTCGTCGGCGTCGAGGGACTGGTCCGGGCGGCCATCGGCTTCGGCGAGGCGTTCGACACGCCGAGTTTCTTCTGGGGGCTGACGGTGGTCGCGGCTGGCACCAGCATCCCCGACGCGTTCGTGAGCGTCCGGTCGGCCCGGAAGGGCGGAGACGTGACCAGCCTCGCCAACGCACTCGGGAGCAACGTCTTCGACCTGCTGGTCGCCATCCCGGTCGGCGTCCTGCTCGCGGGCGCGACCGCCATCGACTTCGAACTCGCCGCGCCGATGATGGGCGTGCTCACGCTCGCGACCGTCCTGCTGTTCGGGGTCATGCGGACCGACCTCGAACTCACCGACACCGAGGCCTACGCCCTGCTCGCGACCTACGCGGTCTTCGTCGGCTGGATGCTCCTGGAGAGCGTCGGCGTGACGGGACTCGTGCTCTGA
- a CDS encoding tRNA (N(6)-L-threonylcarbamoyladenosine(37)-C(2))-methylthiotransferase: MARYHIETYGCTSNRGESRQIERRLRDAGHHPVDGPEEADVAILNTCTVVEKTERNMLRRAEELGEETADLIVTGCMALAQGEQFREAGVDADVLHWDEVPTAVTNGECPTTTPDAEPVLDGVIGILPIARGCMSDCSYCITKRATGKIDSPPVEENVEKARALVHAGAKEIRITGQDTGVYGWDDGERKLHELLERICAIEGDFRVRVGMANPKGVHGIREELAEVFAENEKLYNFIHAPVQSGSDDVLGDMRRQHQVEEYVEIVETFDRFLDYWTLSTDFIVGFPTETEEDHAQSMALLRETRPEKINVTRFSKRPGTDAADLKGLGGTAKKERSKEMTDCKMEVVGEAYDSMVGETHEVLVVEEGTGDSVKCYDEAYRQVVVQNATEYGLEPGDFADVEITGHSTVYAFGEPV; the protein is encoded by the coding sequence ATGGCCCGCTATCACATCGAGACCTACGGATGCACGTCCAACCGGGGCGAGAGCCGCCAGATAGAGCGGCGGTTGCGCGACGCGGGACACCACCCGGTAGACGGCCCCGAGGAGGCCGACGTCGCCATCCTCAACACCTGCACCGTGGTCGAGAAGACCGAGCGCAACATGCTCCGGCGGGCCGAGGAGTTGGGCGAGGAGACCGCCGACCTCATCGTGACCGGCTGCATGGCGCTCGCGCAGGGCGAGCAGTTCCGCGAGGCCGGGGTCGACGCCGACGTGCTCCACTGGGACGAGGTGCCGACCGCGGTCACGAACGGCGAGTGCCCGACGACGACCCCCGACGCCGAGCCGGTGCTGGACGGCGTCATCGGCATCCTCCCCATCGCGCGGGGGTGCATGTCCGACTGCTCGTACTGCATCACGAAGCGGGCGACCGGGAAGATAGACTCCCCGCCCGTCGAGGAGAACGTCGAGAAGGCCCGCGCGCTGGTCCACGCTGGCGCGAAGGAGATACGCATCACGGGTCAGGACACTGGCGTCTACGGCTGGGACGACGGCGAGCGCAAGCTCCACGAACTCCTCGAACGCATCTGCGCCATCGAGGGCGACTTCCGGGTCCGGGTCGGGATGGCCAATCCCAAGGGCGTCCACGGCATCCGCGAGGAACTCGCGGAAGTGTTCGCCGAGAACGAGAAGCTCTACAACTTCATCCACGCGCCGGTCCAGTCGGGGAGCGACGACGTGCTGGGCGACATGCGACGCCAGCATCAGGTCGAAGAATACGTCGAGATCGTCGAGACGTTCGACCGATTCCTCGACTACTGGACCCTCTCGACCGACTTCATCGTGGGCTTCCCGACCGAGACCGAGGAGGACCACGCCCAGAGCATGGCCCTGCTCCGGGAGACCCGCCCGGAGAAAATAAACGTCACCCGGTTCTCGAAGCGCCCCGGCACCGACGCCGCCGACCTGAAGGGGCTGGGCGGGACCGCGAAGAAGGAGCGCTCGAAGGAGATGACCGACTGCAAGATGGAGGTCGTCGGCGAGGCCTACGACTCGATGGTCGGAGAGACCCACGAGGTGCTGGTCGTCGAGGAGGGCACCGGCGACTCGGTGAAGTGCTACGACGAGGCCTACCGGCAGGTCGTGGTGCAGAACGCCACCGAGTACGGCCTCGAACCCGGCGACTTCGCCGACGTGGAGATTACCGGTCACAGCACGGTGTACGCCTTCGGCGAACCGGTCTGA